Part of the Passer domesticus isolate bPasDom1 chromosome 8, bPasDom1.hap1, whole genome shotgun sequence genome is shown below.
atcctgggaagagccctgagcaaggagggagggacaggatctgcctggccaggggctggggctcaggccttggccctttgcattcctgaaacacatccatgtttgctcagcaccagagacacctttgccttgcttgtccccagctgtcatcactgcctccagtgttctgctctaactggaacctggggacactttctcagtcatgtccctcagtgggacccattaaaacttcaagaaactttggagtttcaatttaactttgagttctggagaagtctttggaaggctctctcagggactgagtctgatgtaaacaacacccaagtcccaagagggtcattaaagtctttgttctgtgtctgtgctgctgagctttaaaggaacagctcttcccaggaccagctcctctcccagcccagcagggctgagggctctgcctgcaggcactgaggggacaggagcctggcagagacaggctgaggaagtcattgagctgaaacttcactgggggaaagatcttcacagccctccacatggtgagtcagtggatgcagggcaatgtcccctgtgctcctggagggatctcctgaagccagcacaccccacagcctgggggatgtgccaggaggactctcccaatttctctgtggcaggggagcaggaggaggaggatgtgctgcagagcagggctacCCTGGGCACcatcagagggacagggcaggacggcacctgctgccagggatggctgcaggggctgaagctggggctgcagccaggactgccagggctgtcttgcagagcaggtcctgcagccctcagggctcttggccagcccaggggatgtgccacctgccaggggcagctctcagcctgcctggcagctccccatggacagtgcaggggagctgtgggggcaaGGAGTgactcctgccagggcaggtcctgctgctgtggagagggtgctgtgtgggccagggctgctcagagctccagctcacGCCCAGCTCATTCTTGAGGGGACTTTTCATGAGCTCATTCAGGGCAGGGGTTTCCTGCTTGggtctctgctttcctgaatcTGTGCTCCCACTGTTCCCTGGCTCAGCTTGGTGGCTAAGCTTGGTGTGCAGGGCAGAACAGTGGCTGAGGCTCTTAAACCATCACCCTGAGTTTTCCTGGGAACCTCAGGAgggaggcagtgctgagggaagccctgctgctgggcagatgtggcactgccagccctgccctgcagtgcagacactgccctcagcagcacagctcttgtgtcccctcccagccagcacagcactcagcctggggctcagggcCCTCAgtccctcctgggctggcagagcagcagcagagatgaagGGCATCTCTCCTGCCATGTGCCCATTCCTGCTGACTAGGACCTGAGGGCCACTaccctgccctggtgctgcctggcaggggctgtgcagggctgggcagggaaaggcttttcccaggcctggctctctctctccttgccttgcccaggtgctcctggcattgctgaggggctccctggaatggcagttccagctgcagggtcaggcccagcccttgggctcctcctgtgcaggctgagctcagcaatggggtgtcccagctccccgtgcccggggagctctgggcagggcaggctggcaatGAGCCAACTCTCCTCAAGCAATGCCATGGACATGACCCTTGGTGTGTCCTTGGGATGCCATCCAAGCTgtgagctgcctccaggggacactgagggacaggaGTGTCCTTGGCCAGAGTGGGGCTGAGACTCTGAGAAAGGCTGAGCCagtttgctctgctgtgggtccctctgctctcagctgtgtcaGGCTGATTTCCAGGGGAACACAGGGACTGCCCTGGATCTCAGAaatggcagctggggacagatggGGTGAAAGAGCAACTCCCCTCACCCTTCACTGAATCACAGCCACTGCTCTTACATTGCTCAGTTCTCTCTgatctccctgggcacagcaggaaacccTCTCAAACTGCCTTTGACTGCCACTGTTCCTTAGCCCTGGGACAGTAGGTGGTgcagagctcctctgcctcaggagcAGCTTGGGCTGATGAAATCCAAGCCCAGGactggcccctgtccctgttcccataaccccacagctgcagagcaaagctgacCCTCGGTGTCCATGGGCAGAGCCCCCACTCATCACAGCAATGGGGCTggatcccagcagagctccaggcatAGGGCTGAAGGAAGGgctctgagaaaaggaaaattggatggcacagagcagcaggggcagagctgggagaaaggGCTTGGACATTGTTTAGAAAAGTCAGCCCTGACTCGTCACTGTGTCCTCCCCGAACAGGAAtgcatggccagccccagcaaatgtccaacagcagctccatcagccacttcctcctgctggcattggcagacacgcggcagctgcagctcctgcacttctgcctcttgctgggcatctccctggctgccctcctggccaacggcctcatcatcagcgccgtagcctgcggccaccacctgcacacgtccatgttcttcttcctgctcaacctggccctcagcgacctgggctccatctgcaccactgtccccaaagccatgcacaattccctctgggacaccaccaccatctcctacaaaggatgtgctgctcaggtgtttttctttgcctttttcatGTCAGCAGAATTTGCGCTTCTCACAGTGATGTGCTATGACCGCtatgtgtccatctgcaaacccctgcactacgggaccctcctgggcagcagagcttgtgcccacatggcagcagctgcctggaccAGTGGTTTCctcaatgctctgctgcacacagccaacacattttccctgcccctgtgccatggcaatgccctgggccagttcttctgtgaaatcccccacATCCTCAAGCTCACCTGCTCACACTCCAAActcagggaatttgggattACTGTCCTAAGTGCTGTTCTATATCTcggttgttttgtgttcatagttttctcctatgtgcagatcttcagggctgtgctgaggatcccctctgagcagggacggcacaaagccttttccacctgcctccctcacctggctgtggccaccatgttcctcagcactggcacATTTGCCTACCTAAAGcccccctccctctcctccccatccctggatctttcagtgtcagttctgtactcggtggtgactccagccctgaaccccctcatctacagcctgaggaaccaggagctcaaggattCCCTGAGAAAACTGGTGACTGTATCTTCAaaagcaataaattcccttttctgctgcatagCCTTCAGAATGTAACTCTTACAATCTCATCCTTTTCCCCCCTATTTCTCTATTTCTTATTATGGAGACTATTTGTATTGTTGTAATGTTTCTTACAAAATACTGTAGTATTACTTTTAGCATTTCAATATTAATATCTACCtttcttttgaaacagaaaGACTTGCAAGAGGCTTGTTCCTTtggcatttaaataaaaacaagtgcCTGTCCTGACCTGTGtgtccaaggcatttcctcagcccttctctggctctgcaggggcagtgcctgcgagcagaggtggagggaaggggctcccagcacagcagcacagccagggacaatggccctgcctctttccacatctgctcctcccagctccacactcccctttccagccctgctgtgggtgccaggccggagtgctctggcagcttggtcactgtcctgctgcgtgtccgtgctgtgccctcaggcagggacaggccatgggcactgctgggacacagctgggctccagcacagcagctccaccagcaaagggcatctcctgagcgcagggcagggaggctctgctcccctccagagtcactctcagactctcaagaggctccttgtgttccttgttctcccagggctcagtgggatgagatcaggggctcactggggccttcaggggactcaggtctgggtcaggttttgcttgttgatggccagtgcccatcagatggGGAATGGTCTGagctgaaccttcctggggctctgcagcttgtgccagggctgatggcaggggaaggtttgtctggagggccttgggagctgccaggagaacacaggggacctgcagggacagtgacttccagggaccagcagggagtggagctcactgggcacaagcctggccaggctggggtcaccccgagatcaaggactgaatgtctgctgtgagccaggagagctctgcagcccagggacacagcaggcccagggaaaggagtctgggcactgcctggtctgagcctcagggaactcccccaggaggatccagggcagccccaatcccctctggcagccctggcacaaggcaggctcctctgagccccctccatggccccgcagagcctgtgtgggagggggtgagtgcagggagaaccatcagctgcctctgtgtgccaggctgagcagcagagcccagcagaggcagcccagggccccgggcagcacagcccccgtgctctgcagagcagcagccccagctcggggctctgggcagcagggcaggggctgcagcaatggctgctggggccagcacagacgtgttcccctgggaaaggctctggcagcagctaGCATGggtcaggagcagagcaggagcccgtgggtgtgcagaggagccctggcaagaggctggcctgtccctgggccagcaggagctgcctgaggagccccggggccaactctgctgctgggctgggcagcggggctggccctggggctgcaggagctgtctgagctgagcatctgctgagcattccagacccagagtggctgtccctgacctccagtgcctgcagttcctgctgcagggccagacctgactctgctgctctgctgggctggggcagggaaaggctgaactgggcagtgccagggagagaAAAACAATGGACCCTTATCCCCAGGAGTGCCCACAGTGTCAGAATGggctccatggttccatgaggccccaaaATGTCACATGGCTCCTTGGTTCCATtaagccccacagggtcaccatggtccccaGGTCACACAAGGCCCTGCGGTGTCACAAAGGCCCCTTGGTTCTATGGAGCCAGCAGGGTCAGTtttgccagtgggcagggtcagcaccaaagacacagacattaactgaaggaattgtgtaatttatataaggtaaatcagcaaaaattacaaaagtaaagcacataataattagaaaataattacaaaaggagcagctcagcaatgcacccaaccaACATCACCAAGGactgcagcagtgattaagaaaaatccagcatcatttaccctcagacttcaccatcccccagatccacacagcagctggggaagctgtcccagccaagggctgcagagccactcctagacactgggaattcctgcaggtgcctccagccacaggtgaggctccaacctcgctgggagagggcccagctctgacagtgctgaatgaacaaactgacagcacttctagtgtgggaacatctggtttcatcttcctcttgggttcctcccaaagcctggccagtgcccaaggaggaaccaagggagctgactttgatccttcacccCCGAACAAGGCCATATGGGGCcttgtctgatttttaaatacaaaaaggtTAATCCATGTTTCACCAATGGACACGTACGGAGATCATATTCCTCACAGTGACTCATTAATGAGTAGatacaaataaaacattttatggGAAGTTTATCTAGAGCtcagctttggctcagggcctgttgttCAGGCCTCAGGCAGGGCCTGGTGCTGAGGCCTCAGGACTTCAATTGGTCCTTTAACCTAGAGATGAACTACAACCTCCATAACAATTCTTTCAATAGCACAGCTTGGATTTAGGTATTAGGCATAAAGGCATGGcctcttgttcttcaattaAGTACCGTTCaagttcattactcagagctataattcactttccttttaaaacagctTTAATTAGTTGCTATTCTCTGTTATTTTATcaaatgtcccttttttcttgagatTGTGTCTCTTTCTGGACAAGTCTCAATACTCCATTTCCATCacagtgtcacaacaactctaacatgaaatcataacacaccaagtgctcacactgcaatgacaacagacactgccacaaattcattacacagcagcctccaatttggcagccatAAAGCCAATGCCaccaagaaaaattttcttcttgctgccaCTCTTCTACTGCTTTTTCTGTTAAGGTGATTCCTGACTGTTTGTCTTCAAGCCCATCAGatagcagtgcaacattcctgtcccatgagagcccaggttcctccctggccagcaagcagataatcccagGCTGTGTGGTTCTGTAGaaccccatttgtgtttgttggagctcctgggatgtACTATTGGATATTTTAACAGGatcatttgctattttttctaaTAATCAATTTATATCTTTATTGTAATGTCCACAGGACAGGGCAGCGCACATGGGGCACAGGGGGAGCCAGAATCTGGTTTTCTGAGAACAAAGGCGCTCCTTgggtggaaaatgttctcttggccccaactcttccttgtggttgttgctgaaggaccctcAAGGGAGGCATCAACATTGCCTGGAAACAGGACTCAAACCATCCTTTAGGAAGCTGTTTATGGGCAGTGTCCACACACCAagcagctcccattcccagtaccaaaggtctgatttcccatttcccactgtgggctgctgatggatccagggctcctccctgggccctccaagggaaccccattcctcccagcaTCGGTTGAGAACATTTCCAGCAATTAGATATTTTGAGTATTTTGGCTACTTTGATCTTTACATTCTCATAAGAATTTAATGACGAATCCTTGGTGAAACTGtagaggtgtttgtggcaaacaaagtttctggctgaCTATCAAGGTACAACCTCCAGACATCAGCAGTACTTCAGTGACAAGGTTActcattctttttcctcagtctcatttgggttaggaacaataattctgttgtccatggagctggCGCCTTTTTTATTCCAGAACAATGCCCCCaaggtcctttgctgttcagctttaccatgttgtctgtggctaacaaggcttggtggggccctttcccctttggctggaagggggccgggtcccagtccctgagggcacccaggctcctggatggaatttgtgtgcaagtccctcagtgtcacagcagcctccacatGGAGCCttgtggatcagagcattttccaaaggggtcATTGGGGCAAACAAGaagatttggtctggcaggatgtgtaaaacagtatcctgtaatacctacttgttctcacacagaatacttggctgcagggacatattcccattgCTCCTGctcaggtttcaggattcagtgctgtctttccccagagctgttccttcaCGTGCCTTGGGAGAGCCTTTTGGCCTCTGGGCCTACACTCTGGCTCCATTATTa
Proteins encoded:
- the LOC135305617 gene encoding olfactory receptor 14J1-like; this translates as MSNSSSISHFLLLALADTRQLQLLHFCLLLGISLAALLANGLIISAVACGHHLHTSMFFFLLNLALSDLGSICTTVPKAMHNSLWDTTTISYKGCAAQVFFFAFFMSAEFALLTVMCYDRYVSICKPLHYGTLLGSRACAHMAAAAWTSGFLNALLHTANTFSLPLCHGNALGQFFCEIPHILKLTCSHSKLREFGITVLSAVLYLGCFVFIVFSYVQIFRAVLRIPSEQGRHKAFSTCLPHLAVATMFLSTGTFAYLKPPSLSSPSLDLSVSVLYSVVTPALNPLIYSLRNQELKDSLRKLVTVSSKAINSLFCCIAFRM